The genomic region CGCGAGGGCGGCGACCAGGTCGATTACCTGGTGCTCTGCGACAGCCCGCTGGTGCTGGACGCCGGCGGCCGGATCACCGTGGTCTCCGACGACCGGCTGGACGCGGCGATGGCCGACCTGCGCCGGACGGTGGCGACGATCCCGGCCGGCGCCGGCGATCGGGCCAGCCGCTTCCGCGAGGCCGTGGGAGTGCAGCGGAAGCGGATGAACCGGACGCACGGCTACTGGGTGGCCGCGGCCGACCCGGACGCGGCGTACCACGCGGTGACCGGGACGGTGGCGTTGCGCGGGCGGGACGCCCTGCGCCGGGCCGCGCTGCTCAGCGACGGGGCGTCCAGCGCGGTCGAGCAGTTCGGGGTGGTGGACTGGGCGGGGCTGCTGGACCTGCTGACGGTCGAGGGGCCGGCCGCGTTGATCGACCGGGTACGCGCCGCCGAACGCGACCTTCCGGACCGGCTGCGCCGGCACAAGCGGTCGGACGACGCCTCCGTGGTGCTCTGTGAGTTCAACCCCGACGACAGCGGAGCGTGAGGCGGAACACCATTCGGCCCGACCGGCCGATACCTGCCGACGTACCGCCAGTGGCGGCCCGATGGGGTGGACTTCTCCCGATAGGGCCGGCAGACTGCGGCACGTGGCGGGATCGGTCCGGTTGGAGCCGGTGGACGAGCGGAACCTCGAGCCGTTGCTCTCCGTAGCGGCCGCCGAGGCGGAGCCCGGCGACGTCATGCCGCCGGTGGAGGCGCCGGCCGGCTGGTCGCTGGCCCGCCGGGAGGCGTTCCGCGAGTTCTACCGGGCCAGCTTCGGCGGGCTGACCGGCCCGACCCGCACCCAGATGTACGCGATCCTGGCCGGCGGCGAGGTGGTCGGGATGGTCCGGATGGCCCTCCGCGACGAGCCCGGGACGGTGGAGACCGGGATGTGGCTGGGCCGGTCGGCCCGCGGCCAGGGGATCGGCGGAGCGGCCCTGCGGGAGCTGCTCAACGAGGCGGCGGCGGCCGGGATGCGGGCGGTCGTCGCCGAGACCACCCGGGAGAACACCGGGGCTCTCTCGGTGCTCGAGAAAAGCGGCGCAAAATTGCGCGCCGACGGCGACAAGGTGTACGCGGAAATCTGCCTGGATTCGACACCGCCAGCTCTCTGATCACATCTGCGTTCTCTTTCCGGCTGATGCGAGCAAGCGCCTGAGCTGCATCTCTGGGCCCTGACGTCCGTTTTAGCGCATCGGCTCCCCGCTTTTCGGAATTCATTGTCCGACGCTTTTCCCCGACATTGCGTACGCGGTTTCGCGGCTATGCCTCGGGGTACTGCCCGCCGGGTCCGCCAATACGGGACGCCTGACCGAGGTCCCGCTTACGTTGGTCATCGGGCCCTCTTTCGGCCCCGACCGCAGCAGGCGTCCGGACCGCGGGGGAGCGAAGGAGAACTGATGAACAGCGGAGCACGAATCGGGCTCGCGGTGGGTTTCGGCTATCTGCTGGGGCGCCGCCGCAAAATGCGTACCGCCCTCACTCTGGCCGCCGCGGTCGCGGCCGGCCGGGCGAGCCGGGACCCCGGCGGGTTGCTGAAGCGAGGTGCGGACCTCCTGCAGTCGAACCCTCATCTGGCCAACCTCGGCCGTCTCGGCGGTCCGCTCGCCGTCGCCGGAAAGGCCGCGGCGACCGCCGCGGCCGGGAACGGCATCGACGCGCTCAGCGGCAAGCTGCGCGGCTCGGCGGAGACCCTGCGCCGCCGCTCGGCCGGAGTCGCCGGGCACGTGGCCGGCGCCGAGCGGTCCCCGGACGGTGACGAGCCGTCGGCGGAGGACGCGGCCGTTCCCGCCGGCCGGCGGAGGCGATGACCATGGCGCCCACCACGAATCCGGGCGGACTGGCCGACAAGGTCCGGCGCCAACTCGCCGACGAGGTGCGCAACCTGGCCGGCGCGATCGGCGAGCGGGCCGTGTCCGTGGTGTCCGAGAAGGTCACCGGCGCGACCGGCCGCCTCAGCGAGTACGCCAAGCAGGGCGGCGGCCCGGGCTTGATCGCCGCCGCCACCGGCGCGCAGCGACTGGCCGAGGGCGACTCCCCCATGAAGGCGATGATCCATGCCGGCCTGGCCGGCGGTAAGGAGAAGGTGATGTCGGCCCTCGGCAGGGGCGCGGCCACCAAGGGCGGCGGCAAGAAGCTCAAGGTGACCAACATCGTGGAGACGATCGAGGTCGGCGTGCCGGTCCGGGTCGCGTACAACCAGTGGACCCAGTTCGGCGACTTCCCGAGCTTCATGAAGAAGGTCGAGAACGTCGACACCCAGTCGGACGAGCGGCTCACCTGGAAGGCGCAAGTCTTCTGGTCGCACCGCACCTGGGAGTCGACCATCGTCCGGCAGATCCCCGACCGGCTCATCCACTGGCGTTCCAAGGGCGAGAAGGGCTCGGTCGACGGCACGGTCAGCTTCCACGCCCTCACCCCCGACCTCACCCGGATCCTGGTCGTGCTCGAGTACCACCCGCAGGGCCTCTTCGAGCACACCGGGAACCTGTGGCGGGCCCAGGGCCGCCGGGTCCGGCTGGAGCTCAAGCACTTCGTCCGGCACGTCATGACGCAGACCGCCATCGACCCGGAGTCGGTGGAGGGCTGGCGGGGTGAGATCGAGGACTCGCAGGTGGTCCGCGACCACGACACCGCGGTGCGCGAGGAGACCGCCGAGGAGGAACCGGCCGTCGAGGAGCCGCGCCGGGAGCGGGCCCGGCCGGCGGCGCGCGGCCGGCGTGAGCCCGTGCGGCGCCGCCCAGTCGACGAGGAGTACGACGAGTACGAGGACGAGTACGACGAGGGCTACGACGAGTACGAGGAGCCCGAGGAACCGGAGGAGCCGGCGCCGTCCCGCCCGGCCCGCCGGCCGGCCCCCGAGCGGGCGCGCCGCGCGCGTTCCCGGGAGGAGTCGGAGCCTCGCGAGGAGCCCCGTACGCGCCGGGCGCCGCAGACCCCGCGCCGCCCCGTGGTCCGTCGTCGTCGAGAGGAGTCGGACGAGTGACAATCGCAACCACCGAGGGTCAGGCCGGCGGCGCGCTGGAACGCAGCGGGTCGTCGTCCAGCCTGGCCGACGTCGTGGAGACCGTGCTCGACAAGGGCGTCGTGATCGACGCCCAGGTGTCGGTCGCCGTCGTCGGCATCCAGCTGCTGGAGATCAACGCTCGGGTCGTGGTGGCCAGCGTCGAGACGTACCTGCGGTTCGCCCAGGCGGTGGACCGCCTCTCCATCACCCCGCGGAACCAGAAGGGGCTGCCCGATCTGGTCGAGGGCGCCTCCGGAGCCCTGAGCGTCGGCAAGGCGGCGAGCGGCCTGAGCAAGACCGTCGGCGCGATCGGCGGCGCGGTCCGCGACGCGGTCGGCGAGCTGGGCCCGGACCAGGAGCGGGAGCGCCCCCGGCGCCGCCGGCGGGACGAGGAGCGCTGAGATGGCCGACGAGAGAGGACTCTTCATCTACGGCATCGTGCCGTCCGACGTGGAGCCGACCCCCGACGCGCAGGGGGTCGGCGACCCGCCCGGCGAGGTGCGCGCCATCCGGCACGGTCCGGTGGCCGCGCTGGTCGGCGAGGTGGAGCTGGAGGCGGCGTTGGGCCGGCCGGCGGACCTCACCGCGTACCAGGAACTGCTGGACGGGACGGCGGCGGTCGCCCCGGTGCTGCCGGTCCGCTTCGGCACGGTGGTCACCGGGCCGGACGCGGTCGCCGACCTGCTCGACGCCCACGGCGACCGGTTCGCCGAGGCCCTCGACGAGCTGGAGGGTCGGGTCCAGTACGTGGTGCACGGCCGCTACGAGGAACCGGAGCTGATCAGCGGCGTGCTGGACGACAACCCCGCCGCCGCCGACCTGGCCGAACAGGTACGCGGGCAGCCGGAGGACGTGACGCGCGCCCAGCGGATCCGCCTCGGCGAGATCATCAGCCAGGCGGTGGAGCTGCGGCGCGAGGCGGAGAACCGGGAGCTGCTCGACACCGTCGGCGCGCTGGCGGTGTCGGCCGCGCCCCGGCTGCCGAGCAGCGAGCTGGACGCGGTGAACGCCGCCTTCCTGGTCGACGCCGACCAGGAGGACGACTTTCTGGACGCCGTCGAGGAGTTCGCCGAGCAGCGCCGCGGCCTGGTCCGGACGCGGCTGCTGGGCCCGCTCGCCCCGTACGACTTCGTCGACGCGCACCAGTTGGCGGGGTGAGGCGGTGGACATCCTCTGGTCGCTGCTGACCCTGCCGTACGCGCCGATGCGCGGGCTGACCGCGGTGGTCAAGGTGATCGCCCGCGAGGCGGAGTCGCAGCTGTACAACCCGGCCAACATCCGGCGTGAGCTGGAGGAGCTGGACGCCGCGGCCGCCGCCGGCGAGCTGACCGCCGAGGAGCGGGACGCACGGCAGCAGCAGGTCCTCGACCGGCTGACCGGCGGCCACCATCCGGCTCCCGCCGCCGGGCGGCGCGAGCCGGGGCCCGCGTCGCGCGCCGGGGGTGCCGGTCGCGGTGCTCCGGTCGTACGACGGAACGCACCGGCGCGGCGGCGTGGCGGCCAGGCGGGCCGGCGTGGCGACGCGGCGGGCTCGCGGGCCGGCAGCGCCCGCTCCGGTCCGGTGCGCGGCCGGCGGACCGAAAGCGAACGGCGACGTGACGGCGGGGGAGGTGTACGGAATGGTGGATCGGATCCGCGACGACCGGGCGCGCCGGCGTGAGCCCGAAGCGGAGAACGAGTGGGCCGGCGACGAGGAGTACGTCGAGCCGCTGTCGGCCGCCGAGGCGGCCCGCGAGGGCCTGCGGCAGATCATCGAGTTGACCGGGCGGGAACCGGTCGGCACCACGTCGCTGAAGGCGGTACGGGACGGCTGGCTGGTCGGTGTGGAGCTGGTCGAGGACCGCCGGATCCCCGCGTCGACCGACCTCCTCGGCCTGTACGAGGTGCAACTCGACATCGACGGCGTCCTGCTCGGCTACCGGCGGGTGCGGCGCTACCAGCGGGGGAAGGGCGAGGTGGGCTGAGATGACCACTGCGCGTACGCCGGCCGTGGTGCAGAACTCCGGCCAGGTGCTGCCGGCCGGACACGAGCCGGCCAACCTCGGCGACATCCTGGAGCGGGTGCTCGACCGGGGCATCGTGATCGCCGGCGACATCCGGGTCAGCCTGCTCGACATCGAGCTGCTGACGCTGAAGCTCCGGCTGGTCATCGCGTCGGTCGACACCGCGCGCCAGATCGGCATCGACTGGTGGGAGCACGATCCCTGGCTCAGCTCCCGCGCCCGGCCGCCGGTCGAGCCGGGCCCCCGCGACCCGGAACAGGTCGAGGCGGAGCGCCGGCCCCGGGTGGCCGCCCGGGCCCGCCGGCGCGAGGCCGGAGGGGAGGAGTGGGATGAGTTCGACGGCTGACGTGGCCGGGCCGGTCAGCCCCGCCGGGGGCACCGGCCGCTGGCTGCACGGTGTGGTCCGGGAGGCGGACCTCGGGCTGCTCGGTGGGATCGCCGGGATGACCGGGGATCCGGTCCGTCCGGTCCGCGCCGCGGGGCTGGTGGCCGTGGTGAGCACCGTGCCGCTGGCCGAGTACGGCGAGGAGGCGCTGCGGCGCAACCTGGAGGACCTGGCCTGGCTGGAACGCGCCGCCCGGGCGCACCACCGGGTGGTGGACGCCCTGACCCGGGCCGGTGCCGTCGTACCGGCGCGACTGGCCACCGTGCACCACGACGACGGGCGGGTCGCGGCCTCGCTCGCCGACCGCCGCGACGACCTGGCCGCGCTGCTCGACCGGCTCACCGGGCGCGGCGAGTGGGGCGTCAAGGGGTACGTGGTGCCGGGCACGGCGACGCCCCGGGCCGAGGAGACTGCCGGGCCGGGTCGCGTCGGGGCGGGTGGCGCCGGGGCGGCGTACCTGCGGCGGCGGCGGGCCCAGCTCACCGCGCGGGAGGACGGGCAGCGCGCCGCCGCCACCGCCGCCGGGGAGGTGCACGAGGCGCTCGCCCGGCACGCCGTGGCCGCCCGGCGGCACCCCCCGCAGGACCGTCGGCTGTCCGGGGCGCCGACCGCGATGGCACTGAACGGCGCGTACCTGGTGGACACCGGCGAGTTCGCCGGCTTCGCGGGCGTGGTGGAGACGCTCGGGGAGCGCCATCCGGAGCTGCGGCTGGAGCTGACCGGGCCCTGGCCGCCGTACTCCTTCGTGGCCGAGCGTCCGGCGGAGCCGGCGCTCACCGTGCGGGAGCCGGCGTGACCGCCGGCACCGGGGTCGGGTGGTCGCGGTGGTGACCACCTCGCTCGCTCCGAACAGCGCGGACGACCCGCTGGCCTACCGGCCGGTGGCCCTGGTCGACCTGCTGGATCGGGTGCTGGCCACCGGCGTGGTGGTCAGCGGTGACATCACCCTGGCGATCGCCGACGTGGACCTGGTCCGCATCTCGCTGCGTGCCCTGATCGCCTCGGTCGGCGCCCTCGCCCCACCCGAGCCGGACGCCCTGCCGACGGCCGGCGCTGTCGCCGGAGACCCGGGCACCCTGCCGGTCGGCGACGTCGGCCCCGGAGACCGGGGCATCCGGCCGGTCGGCGACGTCGGACCCGGAGAGCTCGGATGACCGGCCGGGACGAGGCGGCCGAGCTGGCCGCCGCGCTGGACGCGCCGCAGTGGCGACTGCCGCGGGTGACGCCGCTGGACCGGCGGCTCGCGGTGGACCGCGAGTCCGTCGAGCGGGGGCTGGCCAGCCTGGTGCTCACCGTGATCGAGCTGCTGCGGCAGCTGATGGAGCGGCAGGCGCTGCGCCGGGTGGAGCTGGGTGACCTCAGCGAGGAGCAGATCGAGCGGATCGGCGTGACGCTGATGGCGCTCGAGGAGCAGATGGTCGGGCTCCGCGAGCACTTCGGCCTGGCCCCCGAGGATCTGAACCTGGACCTCGGCCCCCTGGGCCCCCTCCTCCCGACCGACTGACCGCCCACCTCTCCTCCGCGGCGGGGGCCGGCGGGGTCGTTATTCCCTGCGTTGATCATGAAGTTGTTGCCGCGACACGCCGATGCGCGTGGCAACAACTTCATGATCAACCGGTCTGGGGGCGCGGCGGGGGGGCGGGGGGCGGCGGGGTCAGGTGGGTTGGTGGGTGGCGGCGTAGGCGGCGAGGTGGGCGACCTGGGCCGGGTCGAGGGACGGGCGGACCCGTTGCCGGGCCGTCGCCACGTGCGCGGCGGTGACCGTGGTCGCGGTCAGCGACTCGCGCATCGCGGCCAGCGCCGCCTCGCGGACCAGCGCCGCGCAGTCCGCCGCCGAGAAGCCGGCGAGCTCCTCGCTGAGCCCGGCGAGGTCCACGTCCGGCGCCAGCGGGACGGTGCGCGAGGCGGCCCGCAAGATCTCCGCCCGGGCCGGCCCGTCCGGCGGCGGCACGTAGACCAGCCGC from Micromonospora sp. WMMD812 harbors:
- a CDS encoding GNAT family N-acetyltransferase, whose protein sequence is MAGSVRLEPVDERNLEPLLSVAAAEAEPGDVMPPVEAPAGWSLARREAFREFYRASFGGLTGPTRTQMYAILAGGEVVGMVRMALRDEPGTVETGMWLGRSARGQGIGGAALRELLNEAAAAGMRAVVAETTRENTGALSVLEKSGAKLRADGDKVYAEICLDSTPPAL
- a CDS encoding SRPBCC family protein encodes the protein MAPTTNPGGLADKVRRQLADEVRNLAGAIGERAVSVVSEKVTGATGRLSEYAKQGGGPGLIAAATGAQRLAEGDSPMKAMIHAGLAGGKEKVMSALGRGAATKGGGKKLKVTNIVETIEVGVPVRVAYNQWTQFGDFPSFMKKVENVDTQSDERLTWKAQVFWSHRTWESTIVRQIPDRLIHWRSKGEKGSVDGTVSFHALTPDLTRILVVLEYHPQGLFEHTGNLWRAQGRRVRLELKHFVRHVMTQTAIDPESVEGWRGEIEDSQVVRDHDTAVREETAEEEPAVEEPRRERARPAARGRREPVRRRPVDEEYDEYEDEYDEGYDEYEEPEEPEEPAPSRPARRPAPERARRARSREESEPREEPRTRRAPQTPRRPVVRRRREESDE
- a CDS encoding GvpL/GvpF family gas vesicle protein, with product MADERGLFIYGIVPSDVEPTPDAQGVGDPPGEVRAIRHGPVAALVGEVELEAALGRPADLTAYQELLDGTAAVAPVLPVRFGTVVTGPDAVADLLDAHGDRFAEALDELEGRVQYVVHGRYEEPELISGVLDDNPAAADLAEQVRGQPEDVTRAQRIRLGEIISQAVELRREAENRELLDTVGALAVSAAPRLPSSELDAVNAAFLVDADQEDDFLDAVEEFAEQRRGLVRTRLLGPLAPYDFVDAHQLAG
- a CDS encoding gas vesicle protein GvpG; translated protein: MDILWSLLTLPYAPMRGLTAVVKVIAREAESQLYNPANIRRELEELDAAAAAGELTAEERDARQQQVLDRLTGGHHPAPAAGRREPGPASRAGGAGRGAPVVRRNAPARRRGGQAGRRGDAAGSRAGSARSGPVRGRRTESERRRDGGGGVRNGGSDPRRPGAPA
- a CDS encoding gas vesicle protein, giving the protein MVDRIRDDRARRREPEAENEWAGDEEYVEPLSAAEAAREGLRQIIELTGREPVGTTSLKAVRDGWLVGVELVEDRRIPASTDLLGLYEVQLDIDGVLLGYRRVRRYQRGKGEVG
- the gvpJ gene encoding gas vesicle protein GvpJ → MTTARTPAVVQNSGQVLPAGHEPANLGDILERVLDRGIVIAGDIRVSLLDIELLTLKLRLVIASVDTARQIGIDWWEHDPWLSSRARPPVEPGPRDPEQVEAERRPRVAARARRREAGGEEWDEFDG
- a CDS encoding GvpL/GvpF family gas vesicle protein yields the protein MSSTADVAGPVSPAGGTGRWLHGVVREADLGLLGGIAGMTGDPVRPVRAAGLVAVVSTVPLAEYGEEALRRNLEDLAWLERAARAHHRVVDALTRAGAVVPARLATVHHDDGRVAASLADRRDDLAALLDRLTGRGEWGVKGYVVPGTATPRAEETAGPGRVGAGGAGAAYLRRRRAQLTAREDGQRAAATAAGEVHEALARHAVAARRHPPQDRRLSGAPTAMALNGAYLVDTGEFAGFAGVVETLGERHPELRLELTGPWPPYSFVAERPAEPALTVREPA
- a CDS encoding gas vesicle protein, which encodes MVTTSLAPNSADDPLAYRPVALVDLLDRVLATGVVVSGDITLAIADVDLVRISLRALIASVGALAPPEPDALPTAGAVAGDPGTLPVGDVGPGDRGIRPVGDVGPGELG
- a CDS encoding gas vesicle protein K, translating into MTGRDEAAELAAALDAPQWRLPRVTPLDRRLAVDRESVERGLASLVLTVIELLRQLMERQALRRVELGDLSEEQIERIGVTLMALEEQMVGLREHFGLAPEDLNLDLGPLGPLLPTD